A region from the Candidatus Limnocylindrales bacterium genome encodes:
- a CDS encoding ATP-binding protein, with the protein MAIGAHAPLLASILPERVEVALRRRLQLEELISRLSARFIHLPISEFEAWLDWALATVGEFTGVDRASIMVAAPGGDHLTLLRGWSGDGAVPAGDDLSRIEMDQAPWWEGALRQGQIVAISNVADLSDELASGRAMLQARGHRAIIMVPIQARISTLGFLSLACVREQREWDAETASMLRMVAELLAHALNRKQIEEDLRASEERFRALIEHSQDPVSLFDAKGRLLYTTPAGIAMFGAGDESQIGNSIWKWVHPDDRDKVGKLMLELAARPGVPMRSRIRRLSGERYLWLDITATNWLDNSAIQAYVVNIRDITAQVDAEEKIRRLNEELERRVKERTADLESAVQEMKGFNYSVSHDLRGPLRVIAGYSRLVSERLGDSVEQDVHDDLLRIESSAQHMSRVMDALLSLSRLSREPLRRQSVDLSELAHSVAAALRAEDPSRTVDVRIEEGCSVVGDRRLLGILLENLLGNAWKYTGGVAAPVIEVGRVKQADAGGAFFVRDNGVGFEMTYAHKLFRPFSRLHSAAQFEGVGIGLAIVHRIVQRHGGRVWAEATPQQGGAAFFFTIPE; encoded by the coding sequence ATGGCGATCGGTGCACACGCCCCCCTCCTGGCATCCATTCTTCCCGAGCGGGTCGAAGTGGCGCTTCGACGCCGGCTGCAGCTCGAGGAGCTGATCAGCCGTCTGTCGGCGCGCTTCATCCATCTGCCGATCAGCGAGTTCGAGGCCTGGCTGGATTGGGCGCTGGCGACCGTCGGCGAATTCACCGGCGTCGACCGCGCGTCCATCATGGTGGCTGCGCCCGGTGGCGACCATCTGACGCTGCTGCGCGGTTGGAGCGGCGACGGCGCCGTGCCCGCCGGTGACGATCTTTCCCGCATCGAGATGGATCAGGCGCCGTGGTGGGAGGGGGCGCTGCGACAAGGCCAGATCGTGGCCATATCCAACGTGGCCGACCTTTCCGATGAGCTCGCCAGCGGCAGGGCCATGCTGCAGGCGCGCGGTCACCGCGCCATCATCATGGTGCCGATCCAGGCACGCATCAGCACCTTGGGGTTCCTTTCGCTGGCCTGCGTTCGCGAGCAGCGGGAGTGGGATGCGGAGACGGCTTCGATGCTGCGCATGGTCGCCGAGCTTCTCGCCCATGCGCTGAACCGGAAGCAGATCGAGGAGGACCTGCGCGCCAGCGAGGAGCGCTTCCGTGCGCTGATCGAGCATTCCCAGGATCCGGTCAGCCTCTTCGACGCCAAGGGACGTCTGCTCTATACGACGCCCGCCGGCATCGCGATGTTCGGCGCCGGCGACGAGTCCCAGATCGGCAACAGCATCTGGAAGTGGGTCCACCCCGACGACCGCGACAAGGTTGGCAAGCTGATGCTCGAGCTGGCCGCTCGTCCCGGCGTTCCCATGCGGAGCCGCATTCGGCGTTTGTCGGGCGAGCGCTACCTGTGGCTGGACATCACGGCCACCAACTGGCTCGACAACTCGGCCATCCAGGCCTACGTGGTCAACATCCGCGACATCACCGCGCAGGTGGACGCCGAGGAGAAGATTCGGCGTCTCAACGAAGAGCTCGAGCGCCGCGTCAAGGAGCGGACCGCCGACCTGGAATCAGCCGTTCAGGAGATGAAGGGCTTCAACTATTCCGTGTCGCACGATCTGCGTGGACCGCTGCGGGTGATCGCCGGCTACAGCCGTCTCGTCAGCGAGCGGCTCGGCGACTCGGTGGAGCAGGACGTTCATGACGATCTCCTGCGCATCGAGAGCAGCGCCCAGCACATGAGCCGCGTCATGGACGCGCTCCTGTCGCTGTCGCGGCTTTCGCGCGAGCCGCTGCGGCGCCAGAGCGTCGATCTTTCCGAGCTCGCGCACTCCGTGGCCGCCGCACTGCGCGCCGAGGATCCGTCGCGTACGGTCGACGTTCGCATCGAGGAAGGATGCAGCGTCGTCGGGGACCGGCGCCTGCTCGGCATCCTTCTCGAGAACCTGCTCGGCAACGCGTGGAAGTACACCGGCGGCGTGGCCGCACCCGTCATCGAGGTGGGACGCGTGAAGCAGGCGGACGCAGGCGGCGCCTTCTTCGTGCGCGACAACGGGGTCGGGTTCGAAATGACGTACGCGCACAAGCTGTTCCGCCCCTTCTCGCGCCTGCACAGCGCGGCACAGTTCGAAGGAGTGGGCATCGGGCTGGCGATC
- a CDS encoding deoxyhypusine synthase family protein, which produces MPYKAPEGIADFLRHHYRHFNAAALVDAAQGYCDFLEGGNHMLLTMAGAMSTAELGISVAEMIRRGKIHAISCTGANLEEDLFNLVAHDHYVRVPHYRDLSPLDEQELLDRHLNRVTDTCIPEEEAIRRLEDAVLDEWMGADRRGERLFPHEFFYRLIDSGVLQKHYQIDPADSWLVAACQKKLPIFVPGWEDSTLGNIYASHCIRGTVKNVHTVRSGIEYMMSLADWYQKLTPDRLIGFFQIGGGIAGDFPICVVPMMRQDLQLEHIKLWGYFCQISDSTTSYGSYSGAVPNEKITWEKLAIDTPRFIVESDATIVAPLVFAYVLDASN; this is translated from the coding sequence ATGCCGTACAAAGCTCCCGAAGGCATCGCCGATTTCCTGCGCCACCACTACCGTCACTTCAACGCCGCCGCACTGGTCGATGCGGCGCAGGGCTACTGCGATTTCCTCGAAGGCGGCAATCACATGCTGCTGACGATGGCGGGAGCGATGAGCACGGCCGAGCTCGGCATCTCGGTGGCCGAGATGATCCGGCGCGGCAAGATCCACGCGATCAGCTGCACGGGCGCCAACCTCGAAGAGGACCTGTTCAACCTGGTCGCGCACGATCATTACGTGCGCGTGCCGCACTACCGCGACCTTTCGCCGCTGGACGAGCAGGAGCTCCTGGACCGCCACCTCAACCGTGTCACCGACACCTGCATTCCCGAGGAAGAGGCGATCCGCCGGCTGGAGGACGCGGTGCTCGACGAATGGATGGGCGCGGACAGGCGCGGCGAGCGGCTGTTCCCGCACGAGTTCTTCTACCGCCTCATCGACAGCGGCGTGCTTCAGAAGCACTACCAGATCGATCCCGCCGACAGCTGGCTGGTGGCGGCGTGCCAGAAGAAGCTGCCCATCTTCGTGCCGGGCTGGGAGGACTCCACGCTCGGCAACATCTACGCCTCGCACTGCATCCGGGGCACGGTCAAGAACGTGCACACGGTGCGAAGCGGCATCGAGTACATGATGTCGCTGGCCGACTGGTACCAGAAGCTGACGCCCGACCGGCTGATCGGCTTCTTCCAGATCGGCGGCGGCATCGCCGGCGATTTTCCGATCTGCGTGGTTCCGATGATGCGCCAGGACCTGCAGCTCGAGCACATCAAGCTGTGGGGCTACTTCTGCCAGATCAGTGACTCGACGACGAGCTACGGCTCCTACTCCGGCGCCGTTCCCAATGAAAAGATCACCTGGGAGAAGCTGGCGATTGACACGCCGCGTTTCATCGTCGAGTCGGACGCGACGATCGTGGCGCCGCTCGTCTTCGCCTACGTCCTTGACGCGTCGAACTGA
- a CDS encoding penicillin acylase family protein, protein MATVGSPPAALPAKRTARMLRRLLASLARRNETRTYPALEAANLPPTRARLEIVRDGRGIPHIYAEHDADLFAALGYLQAADRFVQLDIIRHIGAGRVCELAADLPAPRKDEWFGGKRLSDLDAFVRPLSLVERSREDFGGMDERARECLTAFASGVNAAVRAMDGVYPSEYLALAAVREWEASDCLLAARTSALLVSMVNFDSELTFDAVRSAVGDVVARKIYPDAPWEAVPTTYSARGAMPPETPLHPPMAGSNSWAVASARSRTHAPLLANDPHVPVLPLPTYWHHVHIEGPRFRAQGGMFPGCPVLGFGHNGHFAWSVTTGYRDSWDFYRIRREVADPTRYATINGPGVIQRHSEPLSVRFGRSGRSIEWESCEHGIILPGWKHHDGADLAIRQVPSDAGMYFEGHLALLASQTVAEHRAALARIHEGPFDFNHVYAHRDGFIGWELYGRLPRRRGDGLFVRDADDPAGAWDGYLSFPEMPKMLAPAAGVVASANSIVNPADYKRIATKVHFEPRYRQARIEDLLAHRSQHTIDGFADMQRDVEADHLLAPRAGFIRLCKHAGNPIDGDAAQALDILDTWNGVCDLETRGMAVFFYARKEMARLCFTPLLGAAVARRYLAGRRVLPRMHDLLSDSHDPLIEEIERAAGVTLSDLAVRALQHAVAKVRAVCGNDPQKWLWGRIQRARLGVLLSELPLYGRRLLALDEPFPGEEYTLSPARCLDERGGLRLLVGASSRFLCDLSKPEEAYFAHSSGPSADVGSAFHANLSGPWAKFEYFRSCLWKPNEVPDVVERLVIR, encoded by the coding sequence ATGGCTACGGTAGGCTCGCCGCCCGCCGCTCTTCCGGCCAAGCGCACGGCTCGAATGCTGCGCCGCCTGCTCGCGTCGCTGGCGCGGCGCAACGAGACGCGCACGTACCCGGCGCTGGAAGCGGCCAACCTTCCGCCGACGCGCGCGCGCCTCGAGATCGTCCGCGACGGCCGCGGCATTCCCCACATCTATGCCGAGCACGACGCCGACCTGTTCGCCGCGCTCGGCTATCTGCAGGCGGCGGACCGCTTCGTGCAGCTCGACATCATCCGCCACATCGGCGCCGGCCGCGTCTGCGAGCTTGCCGCGGACCTGCCGGCGCCGCGCAAGGACGAATGGTTCGGCGGCAAGCGCCTCTCGGACCTGGACGCGTTCGTCCGGCCGCTTTCGTTGGTCGAGCGCAGCCGGGAGGACTTCGGCGGCATGGACGAACGGGCACGCGAATGCCTGACCGCGTTCGCTTCCGGCGTCAACGCCGCGGTGCGCGCAATGGACGGCGTCTATCCCTCCGAATACCTGGCGCTGGCGGCGGTGCGCGAGTGGGAGGCGAGCGATTGTCTCCTGGCCGCACGCACCAGCGCGCTGCTGGTCAGCATGGTCAACTTCGATTCGGAGCTGACGTTCGATGCGGTGCGCTCGGCGGTCGGCGACGTCGTGGCGCGCAAGATCTATCCAGACGCGCCGTGGGAAGCGGTGCCGACTACGTACAGCGCTCGCGGCGCGATGCCGCCGGAGACGCCGCTGCATCCGCCGATGGCGGGCAGCAACAGCTGGGCCGTGGCCTCGGCACGCTCGCGCACGCACGCGCCGCTGCTGGCCAACGATCCGCACGTGCCGGTGCTGCCGCTTCCGACCTACTGGCATCACGTCCACATCGAGGGGCCGCGCTTTCGCGCGCAGGGCGGGATGTTTCCCGGCTGCCCCGTGCTCGGCTTCGGGCACAACGGCCACTTCGCCTGGAGCGTGACCACCGGCTACCGCGACTCGTGGGACTTCTACCGGATCCGGCGCGAGGTTGCCGATCCGACCCGCTACGCGACGATCAACGGACCGGGAGTCATCCAGCGCCACAGCGAGCCCCTGTCGGTGCGCTTCGGCCGCAGCGGCCGCAGCATCGAATGGGAGAGCTGCGAGCACGGCATCATCCTTCCCGGCTGGAAGCACCACGACGGCGCCGACCTCGCCATCCGGCAGGTGCCGTCGGACGCCGGCATGTACTTCGAGGGCCACCTCGCGCTGCTCGCATCGCAGACCGTGGCCGAGCATCGCGCCGCGCTCGCGCGCATCCACGAGGGGCCCTTCGACTTCAACCACGTCTACGCGCACCGCGACGGCTTCATCGGGTGGGAGCTGTACGGCCGGCTGCCGCGGCGCCGCGGCGATGGCCTGTTCGTCCGCGATGCCGACGATCCGGCCGGCGCGTGGGATGGCTACCTCTCGTTTCCGGAGATGCCCAAGATGCTGGCACCGGCCGCCGGCGTCGTGGCCTCGGCCAACTCGATCGTCAATCCGGCCGATTACAAACGTATTGCCACCAAGGTGCACTTCGAGCCGCGCTACCGTCAGGCGCGCATCGAAGACCTGCTGGCCCACCGCTCCCAGCACACGATCGACGGATTCGCCGACATGCAGCGCGACGTCGAGGCCGATCATCTGCTGGCGCCGCGCGCCGGCTTCATCCGCCTGTGCAAGCACGCCGGCAACCCCATTGACGGCGACGCGGCGCAGGCGCTGGACATTCTCGACACCTGGAACGGCGTGTGCGACCTCGAGACCCGCGGCATGGCCGTCTTCTTCTACGCGCGCAAGGAGATGGCCCGCCTTTGCTTCACGCCGCTGCTCGGCGCCGCGGTCGCCCGGCGCTATCTGGCAGGCCGCCGCGTGCTGCCGCGCATGCACGATCTGCTCAGCGACTCGCACGACCCGCTGATCGAGGAGATCGAGCGCGCTGCCGGCGTCACGCTCTCCGATCTGGCGGTGCGCGCACTGCAGCACGCGGTCGCCAAGGTGCGCGCCGTGTGCGGCAACGATCCGCAGAAATGGTTGTGGGGGCGGATCCAGCGCGCGCGCCTGGGCGTGCTGCTCAGCGAGCTGCCGCTGTACGGGCGTCGACTGCTCGCGCTGGATGAGCCGTTTCCGGGCGAGGAGTACACGCTCAGCCCGGCGCGGTGCCTGGACGAGAGGGGCGGGCTGCGGCTGCTGGTCGGCGCCAGCAGCCGCTTTCTGTGCGACTTGTCCAAGCCCGAGGAAGCCTACTTTGCGCACAGCAGCGGACCGAGCGCCGACGTCGGCTCGGCCTTCCATGCGAACCTGTCGGGGCCATGGGCGAAGTTCGAGTACTTCCGCTCGTGCCTGTGGAAGCCCAACGAGGTGCCCGACGTCGTCGAGCGGCTCGTGATCCGCTGA
- a CDS encoding DUF1295 domain-containing protein encodes MKRATRLVLLAYVAALIVAIIVGRALFPAHPLLVALGADLAATLAIFAFSMAFDNSSFYDPYWSVAPLPMALYWGFSSTAAHANGARQDIVIILLMFWGVRLTYNWYRGWQGLGHEDWRYVDMRARSGRGYPAVSLLAIHLFPTLIVFAGLLPAYAAMTYPLPLGWIDGLGTAMAAGAIVIETMADEQLRRFRAGGAGDGSAILSHGLWRYSRHPNYFGENLFWWGLALLGIGAGAPWWWAIAGAVAITVMFVFVSVPLLDQRMRRRPGYEDHMKRVSALVPWFPR; translated from the coding sequence ATGAAGCGTGCGACACGCCTGGTCCTGCTCGCCTACGTCGCGGCGCTGATCGTCGCCATCATCGTCGGGCGCGCCCTCTTCCCCGCGCATCCGCTGCTGGTGGCGCTGGGCGCCGACCTCGCGGCCACGCTGGCGATCTTCGCGTTCAGCATGGCCTTCGACAACTCGAGCTTCTACGACCCGTACTGGAGCGTGGCGCCGCTCCCGATGGCGCTGTACTGGGGCTTCAGCTCCACAGCCGCGCACGCCAACGGCGCGCGTCAGGACATCGTGATCATCCTGCTGATGTTCTGGGGCGTGCGGCTGACCTACAACTGGTACCGCGGCTGGCAGGGCCTCGGCCACGAAGACTGGCGCTACGTCGACATGCGCGCTCGCAGCGGGCGAGGCTATCCGGCCGTCAGTCTGCTCGCCATTCATCTGTTCCCCACGCTGATCGTGTTCGCCGGACTGCTGCCGGCGTACGCGGCCATGACCTACCCGCTGCCGCTCGGCTGGATCGACGGGCTCGGCACGGCGATGGCGGCCGGCGCCATCGTCATCGAGACGATGGCGGATGAGCAGCTGCGCAGGTTCCGCGCGGGCGGCGCCGGCGACGGCTCGGCGATCCTTTCGCACGGGCTGTGGAGGTATTCGCGGCATCCGAACTACTTCGGCGAGAACCTCTTCTGGTGGGGACTGGCGCTGCTCGGGATCGGCGCGGGCGCTCCCTGGTGGTGGGCCATCGCCGGCGCCGTCGCCATCACCGTGATGTTCGTGTTCGTCAGCGTGCCGCTGCTCGACCAGCGCATGCGCCGGCGTCCGGGCTACGAAGACCACATGAAGCGCGTCTCCGCGCTGGTGCCGTGGTTCCCGCGCTGA
- a CDS encoding NAD-dependent epimerase/dehydratase family protein, with amino-acid sequence MRAFVTGATGLLGNNLVRALLAAGHPVTGLARDAAKAQALLADTGATIATGDMRDVAGFAAALAGCDVVFHTAAYFREAFGRGEHEAALERINHEGTLALLEAADRAGARAFVHVSSGGIIGKKADGSPGDEDTPPLPIQIANAYFRSKLRTDAALAQWHGTSGIRIVEVLPGWIWGPYDAAPTAAGQLIDEFTAGRVPAVIDGGTMIVDARDVAAAMIEAGRRAPDRARYIVGGTFQTMQEILAALQRATGIGAPRIRIPHLALLAYAAAAEAWGRWTGSDVLITRTAVRTMHEKIMLDSSRAIRELGIVFRPFDETIGDSCRWRRQWLDRRSAA; translated from the coding sequence ATGAGAGCCTTCGTCACCGGCGCCACCGGCCTGCTGGGCAACAACCTGGTTCGAGCGCTCCTCGCCGCCGGCCACCCGGTCACGGGCCTGGCCCGTGATGCCGCCAAGGCGCAGGCTCTGCTCGCCGATACCGGCGCGACCATTGCGACCGGCGACATGCGCGACGTGGCCGGCTTTGCCGCAGCGCTGGCCGGCTGCGACGTCGTCTTTCATACCGCCGCCTACTTCCGCGAAGCGTTCGGCCGCGGCGAGCACGAAGCTGCGCTCGAGAGGATCAACCATGAAGGAACGCTGGCGCTCCTGGAGGCCGCCGACCGCGCCGGCGCGCGAGCGTTCGTCCACGTCAGCTCAGGCGGCATCATCGGCAAGAAAGCGGACGGATCGCCGGGCGACGAGGACACGCCGCCTCTGCCCATCCAGATCGCCAACGCCTATTTCCGCAGCAAGCTGCGCACGGACGCCGCGCTCGCGCAGTGGCACGGCACCTCCGGCATTCGCATCGTGGAAGTGCTGCCCGGCTGGATCTGGGGACCCTACGACGCCGCGCCGACGGCGGCTGGGCAGCTGATCGACGAGTTCACGGCCGGTCGCGTCCCCGCCGTCATCGACGGCGGCACGATGATCGTGGACGCGCGCGACGTGGCCGCCGCAATGATCGAGGCCGGCCGCCGTGCGCCCGACCGTGCGCGATACATCGTGGGAGGAACCTTCCAGACGATGCAGGAGATCCTGGCTGCCCTGCAGCGCGCGACGGGCATCGGCGCGCCGCGCATCCGCATCCCGCATCTTGCGCTGCTGGCCTATGCGGCGGCCGCCGAGGCATGGGGACGCTGGACCGGCTCGGACGTGCTGATCACGCGCACGGCGGTGCGGACCATGCACGAGAAGATCATGCTCGACTCCTCGCGAGCCATACGCGAGCTCGGCATCGTCTTCCGTCCTTTCGACGAGACCATCGGCGACAGCTGCAGGTGGCGCCGCCAGTGGCTCGACCGTCGCAGCGCAGCCTGA
- a CDS encoding CAP domain-containing protein: MRIFARAVFLALLASCIGCGTVRTAAVPAAGAESAAAGAAPSEEERELYELFLAYRADHRLPAVPLSRSLTTVARMHAADLQRNGFDAKCNIHSWSSHGPWTACCYRPDHSDPGCMWNKPRELTPYKGSGFEIGYWTSATARPRTIMKVWKSSATHSDVMLNRKRWRGEDWKAVGIGVHGGYAVLWLGLEEDPAGYWSRGR, encoded by the coding sequence GTGAGAATTTTCGCTCGGGCCGTTTTCCTGGCCCTGCTCGCAAGCTGCATCGGCTGCGGCACCGTCCGAACGGCTGCGGTGCCCGCTGCCGGCGCCGAAAGCGCCGCGGCCGGCGCTGCGCCCAGCGAAGAGGAGCGCGAGCTCTATGAGCTGTTCCTTGCCTATCGTGCCGACCATCGTCTTCCTGCCGTCCCGCTGTCGCGCTCGCTGACCACGGTCGCACGCATGCACGCAGCGGACCTTCAACGCAATGGCTTCGACGCCAAGTGCAACATCCATAGCTGGTCGTCGCACGGTCCATGGACCGCCTGCTGCTACCGTCCCGATCATAGCGACCCCGGCTGCATGTGGAACAAGCCTCGTGAACTTACGCCATACAAAGGATCGGGCTTCGAGATCGGCTACTGGACCTCGGCGACGGCGCGCCCGCGCACCATCATGAAAGTGTGGAAGAGCAGCGCCACGCACAGCGACGTGATGCTCAACCGCAAGCGCTGGCGCGGCGAGGACTGGAAGGCCGTCGGCATCGGCGTGCACGGCGGCTATGCGGTGCTGTGGCTCGGGCTGGAAGAGGACCCGGCCGGATACTGGAGCCGCGGGAGATGA